From one Ammospiza nelsoni isolate bAmmNel1 chromosome 14, bAmmNel1.pri, whole genome shotgun sequence genomic stretch:
- the SLTM gene encoding SAFB-like transcription modulator isoform X2 has product MAAAASAPAATAAGAPAAPGAPPTESKRISDLRVIDLKSELKRRNLDITGVKTVLIARLKQAIEEEGGDPDNIEISVSADTPTKKPTKGKGKKQEADELTGDASVEEDSFVKESELETQDASDQDGNDELKDFKESVEDENLNSKELPSSEKKRYHDPEPVETTEDVEKDSESQENEGPDIEDYTFPAVHDGEDEENEKDKAGSGDGTQEVSKPLPSEESLAEADHTAHEEMEANPSVKEAEDDNISVTIQAEDAITLDFDGDDLLETGKNVKITDSEASKPKDVQDTISQSLEKESKDYEVTENHKDGKKEDSVKGDPVKKEARESSKKAESGDKEKDTLKKGPSSTGASGQAKSSTKESKESKTTSKDDKGSTSSVSGSSGSSTRNLWVSGLSSNTKAADLKNLFGKYGKVLGAKVVTNARSPGAKCYGIVTMSSSTEVARCIAHLHRTELHGQQISVEKVKGDPSKKELKKESDEKSSSGRSVGDKKTASSDKASKTPSTKKEEKKSEKSEKKESKETKKTEGKDEKSDNGTSGPNQESTKKTEEKKRISGKSPGQVVVLDQTKGDQGHTRTVRRGRFDKPQILRNKERIIQEKVKFREYRGRKDILPFEKMKEQRLREHMVRLERIRRAVELRRRREIAERERRERERIRIMHEREECLQRERERLEIERQKLERERMERERLERERVRIEQERRKEAERIAREREELRRQQQQLRYEQEKRNSLKRPRDVDHRRDDPYWNESKKMALDTDARFGHGSDYSRQQNRFNDFDHRERGRYPEGSVPSSSFDRRDRFVNQGEAKKTRPTARREEPGFERYPKTFSESRRNEPPQARSELRDTDRREVRGDRDERRTVIIHDRPDIPHGRHPRETASNPPRQTNWKGEGGISTDKRDGSNFYRGERPERSGREVSGHVRGAPPGSRSSASGYGGREGERGVMGDRGGGQHYNEDRHVVERHSREAGPRKEWHGPSSQGSGYHDTRRMGDGRGGGGMMAPHTSNSSPINRVVQITGNSMQRGSGSGFKPFKGGPPRRF; this is encoded by the exons atggccgccgccgcctccgctcccgccgccACCGCTGCGGGGGCTCCCGCGGCTCCCGGGGCGCCGCCCACCGAGAGCAAGAGGATCAGCGACCTGCGCGTCATCGACCTCAAGTCGGAGCTCAAGCGGCGCAACCTGGACATCACCGGCGTGAAGACGGTGCTCATCGCCCGGCTCAAGCAG gCTATTGAAGAGGAAGGAGGTGATCCAGATAATATTGAAATAAGTGTTTCAGCTGACACACCCACCAAGAAGCCAACTAAAGGCAAAG GTAAAAAGCAGGAAGCTGATGAATTGACTGGTGATGCTTCAGTGGAAGAGGACTCCTTTGTCAAG GAAAGTGAATTGGAGACTCAAGATGCAAGTGATCAAGATGGAAATGATGAATTGAAAGACTTCAAAGAATCTGTTGAAGATGAGAACTTGAATTCTAAAGAACTACCatcttcagaaaagaaaagatacCATGACCCGGAGCCAGTGGAGACAACAGAAGATGTGGAGAAGGATTCTGAAAGTCAG GAAAATGAAGGTCCAGACATAGAAGATTACACTTTTCCAGCTGTCCAT GATGGggaagatgaagaaaatgagaaag ATAAAGCAGGTTCTGGTGATGGTACACAAGAAGTATCTAAACCTCTTCCTTCAGAAGAAAGCCTAGCTGAGGCTGATCACACGGCTCATGAAGAGATGGAAGCTAACCCCTCTGTGAAAGAAGCTGAGGATGATAACATATCGGTTACAATCCAGGCCGAAGATGCCATCACTCTGGATTTTGATGGTGATGACCTCCTAGAAACAggtaaaaatgtgaaaattacaGATTCTGAAGCAAGTAAGCCAAAGGATGTGCAGGATACCATTTCACAgagcctggagaaggaaagcAAGGACTATGAGGTGACTGAGAACCATAAAGATGGTAAGAAGGAAGACTCCGTGAAGGGTGATCCCGTCAAGAAGGAAGCCAGAGAAAGTTCAAAGAAAGCAGAATCTGGAGACAAAGAAAAGGATACTTTGAAGAAAGGTCCCTCGTCTACTGGGGCCTCTGGTCAAGCAAAGAG CTCTACTAAGGAATCTAAAGAAAGCAAGACAACATCAAAGGATGATAAAG GAAGCACGAGCAGTGTTAGTGGTAGCAGTGGAAGTTCAACTAGGAACCTCTGGGTTAGCGGACTGTCTTCCAACACAAAAGCTGCTGacttgaaaaatctctttggcAAATATGGAAAG GTACTTGGTGCAAAGGTGGTCACAAATGCACGAAGCCCGGGGGCAAAATGCTACGGCATAGTAACAATGTCCTCTAGCACAGAAGTGGCCCGGTGTATCGCACACCTGCACCGCACAGAGCTGCACGGACAGCAGATCTCTGTGGAGAAA gtgaAAGGTGATCCCTCCAAAAAAGAGTTGAAGAAGGAAAGTGATGAGAAATCTAGTTCGGGTAGGAGCGTAGGAGATAAGAAGACTGCATCAAGTGACAAAGCCAGCAA AACTCCGTCAaccaaaaaagaagaaaagaaatcagagaaatctgaaaaaaaagaaagtaaagaaaccaagaaaacaGAAGGTAAAGATGAGAAGAGTGATAATGGAACAAGTGGCCCTAATCAAGAATCCActaaaaaaactgaagaaaagaaaagaataa GTGGTAAAAGCCCAGGTCAAGTTGTAGTTTTAGACCAAACAAAAGGAGACCAAGGCCACACTAGGACAGTTAGAAGGGGAAGGTTTGATAAA CCACAGATATTGAGGAACAAAGAGCGTATTATTCAAGAGAAAGTGAAATTCAGGGAATACAGGGGTAGAAAGGATATCTTGCCTTTTGAAAAGATGAAGGAACAGAGATTGCGAGAACACATGGTTCGGTTGGAAAGGATACGACGAGCTGTTGAACTGCGAAG gcgAAGAGAAATTGCGGAGCGGGAGCGGCGCGAGCGAGAGCGGATCCGGATAATGCACGAGCGAGAAGAGTGCctgcagagggaaagggagagacTGGAAATTGAGAGGcagaagctggagagggagaggatggAACGGGAGCGATTGGAGAGAGAGCGTGTTCGGATTGAAcag GAGCGTCGGAAAGAAGCGGAGCGAATCGCGCGGGAGAGGGAGGAGCtgcggcggcagcagcagcagctccgcTATGAGCAGGAGAAGAGGAATTCTTTGAAACGGCCACGGGATGTAGATCACAG GAGAGATGATCCTTACTGGAACGAGAGTAAGAAGATGGCTCTTGATACAGATGCACGTTTTGGCCATGGCTCAGATTACAGCCGCCAGCAGAACAGGTTCAATGACTTTGATCACAGAGAACGAGGCCGATATCCAGAAGGTTCTGTTCCATCATCTTCTTTTGATAG GCGAGATCGTTTTGTAAATCAAGGTGAGGCAAAAAAGACTCGCCCAACAGCACGAAGGGAAGAGCCAGGCTTTGAGAGATACCCCAAGACCTTCAGTGAGTCCAGAAGAAATGAACCACCACAGGCAAGAAGCGAACTGCGGGACACGGACAGGCGCGAGGTGCGGGGAGACAGGGATGAGAGGAGGACGGTGATCATTCACGACAGACCAGACATCCCTCACGGCCGACACCCCAGAGAAACCGCCTCCAACCCACCCCGGCAAACCAACTGGAAGGGCGAGGGAGGCATCAGCACAGACAAACGGGATGGCAG CAATTTTTACAGAGGTGAGCGGCCGGAGCGGTCGGGAAGGGAAGTGTCCGGCCACGTGAGGGGAGCGCCGCCCGGGAGCCGCAGCAGCGCCTCTGGCTACgggggcagggaaggagaacGGGGCGTGATGGGAGACAGAGGTGGAGGACAA cacTACAACGAGGACAGACACGTCGTAGAACGCCACAGTCGTGAAGCTGGACCAAGGAAAGAGTGGCATGGACCTAGTTCTCAAGGAAGTGGCTACCATGACACAAGGAGAATGGGAGATGGCCGTGGAGGAGGGGGCATGATGGCCCCACATACAAG TAACTCTTCACCCATTAATAGAGTTGTACAGATCACAGGCAATTCCATGCAGAGGGGAAGTGGCTCAGGATTTAAGCCATTTAAAGGTGGACCTCCACGAAGATTCTAA
- the SLTM gene encoding SAFB-like transcription modulator isoform X7, translating into MAAAASAPAATAAGAPAAPGAPPTESKRISDLRVIDLKSELKRRNLDITGVKTVLIARLKQAIEEEGGDPDNIEISVSADTPTKKPTKGKGKKQEADELTGDASVEEDSFVKESELETQDASDQDGNDELKDFKESVEDENLNSKELPSSEKKRYHDPEPVETTEDVEKDSESQENEGPDIEDYTFPAVHDGEDEENEKDKAGSGDGTQEVSKPLPSEESLAEADHTAHEEMEANPSVKEAEDDNISVTIQAEDAITLDFDGDDLLETGKNVKITDSEASKPKDVQDTISQSLEKESKDYEVTENHKDGKKEDSVKGDPVKKEARESSKKAESGDKEKDTLKKGPSSTGASGQAKSSTKESKESKTTSKDDKGSTSSVSGSSGSSTRNLWVSGLSSNTKAADLKNLFGKYGKVLGAKVVTNARSPGAKCYGIVTMSSSTEVARCIAHLHRTELHGQQISVEKVKGDPSKKELKKESDEKSSSGRSVGDKKTASSDKASKTPSTKKEEKKSEKSEKKESKETKKTEGKDEKSDNGTSGPNQESTKKTEEKKRISGKSPGQVVVLDQTKGDQGHTRTVRRGRFDKPQILRNKERIIQEKVKFREYRGRKDILPFEKMKEQRLREHMVRLERIRRAVELRRRREIAERERRERERIRIMHEREECLQRERERLEIERQKLERERMERERLERERVRIEQERRKEAERIAREREELRRQQQQLRYEQEKRNSLKRPRDVDHRRDDPYWNESKKMALDTDARFGHGSDYSRQQNRFNDFDHRERGRYPEGSVPSSSFDRRDRFVNQGEAKKTRPTARREEPGFERYPKTFSESRRNEPPQARSELRDTDRREVRGDRDERRTVIIHDRPDIPHGRHPRETASNPPRQTNWKGEGGISTDKRDGRGERPERSGREVSGHVRGAPPGSRSSASGYGGREGERGVMGDRGGGQHYNEDRHVVERHSREAGPRKEWHGPSSQGSGYHDTRRMGDGRGGGGMMAPHTSNSSPINRVVQITGNSMQRGSGSGFKPFKGGPPRRF; encoded by the exons atggccgccgccgcctccgctcccgccgccACCGCTGCGGGGGCTCCCGCGGCTCCCGGGGCGCCGCCCACCGAGAGCAAGAGGATCAGCGACCTGCGCGTCATCGACCTCAAGTCGGAGCTCAAGCGGCGCAACCTGGACATCACCGGCGTGAAGACGGTGCTCATCGCCCGGCTCAAGCAG gCTATTGAAGAGGAAGGAGGTGATCCAGATAATATTGAAATAAGTGTTTCAGCTGACACACCCACCAAGAAGCCAACTAAAGGCAAAG GTAAAAAGCAGGAAGCTGATGAATTGACTGGTGATGCTTCAGTGGAAGAGGACTCCTTTGTCAAG GAAAGTGAATTGGAGACTCAAGATGCAAGTGATCAAGATGGAAATGATGAATTGAAAGACTTCAAAGAATCTGTTGAAGATGAGAACTTGAATTCTAAAGAACTACCatcttcagaaaagaaaagatacCATGACCCGGAGCCAGTGGAGACAACAGAAGATGTGGAGAAGGATTCTGAAAGTCAG GAAAATGAAGGTCCAGACATAGAAGATTACACTTTTCCAGCTGTCCAT GATGGggaagatgaagaaaatgagaaag ATAAAGCAGGTTCTGGTGATGGTACACAAGAAGTATCTAAACCTCTTCCTTCAGAAGAAAGCCTAGCTGAGGCTGATCACACGGCTCATGAAGAGATGGAAGCTAACCCCTCTGTGAAAGAAGCTGAGGATGATAACATATCGGTTACAATCCAGGCCGAAGATGCCATCACTCTGGATTTTGATGGTGATGACCTCCTAGAAACAggtaaaaatgtgaaaattacaGATTCTGAAGCAAGTAAGCCAAAGGATGTGCAGGATACCATTTCACAgagcctggagaaggaaagcAAGGACTATGAGGTGACTGAGAACCATAAAGATGGTAAGAAGGAAGACTCCGTGAAGGGTGATCCCGTCAAGAAGGAAGCCAGAGAAAGTTCAAAGAAAGCAGAATCTGGAGACAAAGAAAAGGATACTTTGAAGAAAGGTCCCTCGTCTACTGGGGCCTCTGGTCAAGCAAAGAG CTCTACTAAGGAATCTAAAGAAAGCAAGACAACATCAAAGGATGATAAAG GAAGCACGAGCAGTGTTAGTGGTAGCAGTGGAAGTTCAACTAGGAACCTCTGGGTTAGCGGACTGTCTTCCAACACAAAAGCTGCTGacttgaaaaatctctttggcAAATATGGAAAG GTACTTGGTGCAAAGGTGGTCACAAATGCACGAAGCCCGGGGGCAAAATGCTACGGCATAGTAACAATGTCCTCTAGCACAGAAGTGGCCCGGTGTATCGCACACCTGCACCGCACAGAGCTGCACGGACAGCAGATCTCTGTGGAGAAA gtgaAAGGTGATCCCTCCAAAAAAGAGTTGAAGAAGGAAAGTGATGAGAAATCTAGTTCGGGTAGGAGCGTAGGAGATAAGAAGACTGCATCAAGTGACAAAGCCAGCAA AACTCCGTCAaccaaaaaagaagaaaagaaatcagagaaatctgaaaaaaaagaaagtaaagaaaccaagaaaacaGAAGGTAAAGATGAGAAGAGTGATAATGGAACAAGTGGCCCTAATCAAGAATCCActaaaaaaactgaagaaaagaaaagaataa GTGGTAAAAGCCCAGGTCAAGTTGTAGTTTTAGACCAAACAAAAGGAGACCAAGGCCACACTAGGACAGTTAGAAGGGGAAGGTTTGATAAA CCACAGATATTGAGGAACAAAGAGCGTATTATTCAAGAGAAAGTGAAATTCAGGGAATACAGGGGTAGAAAGGATATCTTGCCTTTTGAAAAGATGAAGGAACAGAGATTGCGAGAACACATGGTTCGGTTGGAAAGGATACGACGAGCTGTTGAACTGCGAAG gcgAAGAGAAATTGCGGAGCGGGAGCGGCGCGAGCGAGAGCGGATCCGGATAATGCACGAGCGAGAAGAGTGCctgcagagggaaagggagagacTGGAAATTGAGAGGcagaagctggagagggagaggatggAACGGGAGCGATTGGAGAGAGAGCGTGTTCGGATTGAAcag GAGCGTCGGAAAGAAGCGGAGCGAATCGCGCGGGAGAGGGAGGAGCtgcggcggcagcagcagcagctccgcTATGAGCAGGAGAAGAGGAATTCTTTGAAACGGCCACGGGATGTAGATCACAG GAGAGATGATCCTTACTGGAACGAGAGTAAGAAGATGGCTCTTGATACAGATGCACGTTTTGGCCATGGCTCAGATTACAGCCGCCAGCAGAACAGGTTCAATGACTTTGATCACAGAGAACGAGGCCGATATCCAGAAGGTTCTGTTCCATCATCTTCTTTTGATAG GCGAGATCGTTTTGTAAATCAAGGTGAGGCAAAAAAGACTCGCCCAACAGCACGAAGGGAAGAGCCAGGCTTTGAGAGATACCCCAAGACCTTCAGTGAGTCCAGAAGAAATGAACCACCACAGGCAAGAAGCGAACTGCGGGACACGGACAGGCGCGAGGTGCGGGGAGACAGGGATGAGAGGAGGACGGTGATCATTCACGACAGACCAGACATCCCTCACGGCCGACACCCCAGAGAAACCGCCTCCAACCCACCCCGGCAAACCAACTGGAAGGGCGAGGGAGGCATCAGCACAGACAAACGGGATGGCAG AGGTGAGCGGCCGGAGCGGTCGGGAAGGGAAGTGTCCGGCCACGTGAGGGGAGCGCCGCCCGGGAGCCGCAGCAGCGCCTCTGGCTACgggggcagggaaggagaacGGGGCGTGATGGGAGACAGAGGTGGAGGACAA cacTACAACGAGGACAGACACGTCGTAGAACGCCACAGTCGTGAAGCTGGACCAAGGAAAGAGTGGCATGGACCTAGTTCTCAAGGAAGTGGCTACCATGACACAAGGAGAATGGGAGATGGCCGTGGAGGAGGGGGCATGATGGCCCCACATACAAG TAACTCTTCACCCATTAATAGAGTTGTACAGATCACAGGCAATTCCATGCAGAGGGGAAGTGGCTCAGGATTTAAGCCATTTAAAGGTGGACCTCCACGAAGATTCTAA
- the SLTM gene encoding SAFB-like transcription modulator isoform X8 has protein sequence MAAAASAPAATAAGAPAAPGAPPTESKRISDLRVIDLKSELKRRNLDITGVKTVLIARLKQAIEEEGGDPDNIEISVSADTPTKKPTKGKGKKQEADELTGDASVEEDSFVKESELETQDASDQDGNDELKDFKESVEDENLNSKELPSSEKKRYHDPEPVETTEDVEKDSESQENEGPDIEDYTFPAVHDGEDEENEKEESLAEADHTAHEEMEANPSVKEAEDDNISVTIQAEDAITLDFDGDDLLETGKNVKITDSEASKPKDVQDTISQSLEKESKDYEVTENHKDGKKEDSVKGDPVKKEARESSKKAESGDKEKDTLKKGPSSTGASGQAKSSTKESKESKTTSKDDKGSTSSVSGSSGSSTRNLWVSGLSSNTKAADLKNLFGKYGKVLGAKVVTNARSPGAKCYGIVTMSSSTEVARCIAHLHRTELHGQQISVEKVKGDPSKKELKKESDEKSSSGRSVGDKKTASSDKASKTPSTKKEEKKSEKSEKKESKETKKTEGKDEKSDNGTSGPNQESTKKTEEKKRISGKSPGQVVVLDQTKGDQGHTRTVRRGRFDKPQILRNKERIIQEKVKFREYRGRKDILPFEKMKEQRLREHMVRLERIRRAVELRRRREIAERERRERERIRIMHEREECLQRERERLEIERQKLERERMERERLERERVRIEQERRKEAERIAREREELRRQQQQLRYEQEKRNSLKRPRDVDHRRDDPYWNESKKMALDTDARFGHGSDYSRQQNRFNDFDHRERGRYPEGSVPSSSFDRRDRFVNQGEAKKTRPTARREEPGFERYPKTFSESRRNEPPQARSELRDTDRREVRGDRDERRTVIIHDRPDIPHGRHPRETASNPPRQTNWKGEGGISTDKRDGRGERPERSGREVSGHVRGAPPGSRSSASGYGGREGERGVMGDRGGGQHYNEDRHVVERHSREAGPRKEWHGPSSQGSGYHDTRRMGDGRGGGGMMAPHTSNSSPINRVVQITGNSMQRGSGSGFKPFKGGPPRRF, from the exons atggccgccgccgcctccgctcccgccgccACCGCTGCGGGGGCTCCCGCGGCTCCCGGGGCGCCGCCCACCGAGAGCAAGAGGATCAGCGACCTGCGCGTCATCGACCTCAAGTCGGAGCTCAAGCGGCGCAACCTGGACATCACCGGCGTGAAGACGGTGCTCATCGCCCGGCTCAAGCAG gCTATTGAAGAGGAAGGAGGTGATCCAGATAATATTGAAATAAGTGTTTCAGCTGACACACCCACCAAGAAGCCAACTAAAGGCAAAG GTAAAAAGCAGGAAGCTGATGAATTGACTGGTGATGCTTCAGTGGAAGAGGACTCCTTTGTCAAG GAAAGTGAATTGGAGACTCAAGATGCAAGTGATCAAGATGGAAATGATGAATTGAAAGACTTCAAAGAATCTGTTGAAGATGAGAACTTGAATTCTAAAGAACTACCatcttcagaaaagaaaagatacCATGACCCGGAGCCAGTGGAGACAACAGAAGATGTGGAGAAGGATTCTGAAAGTCAG GAAAATGAAGGTCCAGACATAGAAGATTACACTTTTCCAGCTGTCCAT GATGGggaagatgaagaaaatgagaaag AAGAAAGCCTAGCTGAGGCTGATCACACGGCTCATGAAGAGATGGAAGCTAACCCCTCTGTGAAAGAAGCTGAGGATGATAACATATCGGTTACAATCCAGGCCGAAGATGCCATCACTCTGGATTTTGATGGTGATGACCTCCTAGAAACAggtaaaaatgtgaaaattacaGATTCTGAAGCAAGTAAGCCAAAGGATGTGCAGGATACCATTTCACAgagcctggagaaggaaagcAAGGACTATGAGGTGACTGAGAACCATAAAGATGGTAAGAAGGAAGACTCCGTGAAGGGTGATCCCGTCAAGAAGGAAGCCAGAGAAAGTTCAAAGAAAGCAGAATCTGGAGACAAAGAAAAGGATACTTTGAAGAAAGGTCCCTCGTCTACTGGGGCCTCTGGTCAAGCAAAGAG CTCTACTAAGGAATCTAAAGAAAGCAAGACAACATCAAAGGATGATAAAG GAAGCACGAGCAGTGTTAGTGGTAGCAGTGGAAGTTCAACTAGGAACCTCTGGGTTAGCGGACTGTCTTCCAACACAAAAGCTGCTGacttgaaaaatctctttggcAAATATGGAAAG GTACTTGGTGCAAAGGTGGTCACAAATGCACGAAGCCCGGGGGCAAAATGCTACGGCATAGTAACAATGTCCTCTAGCACAGAAGTGGCCCGGTGTATCGCACACCTGCACCGCACAGAGCTGCACGGACAGCAGATCTCTGTGGAGAAA gtgaAAGGTGATCCCTCCAAAAAAGAGTTGAAGAAGGAAAGTGATGAGAAATCTAGTTCGGGTAGGAGCGTAGGAGATAAGAAGACTGCATCAAGTGACAAAGCCAGCAA AACTCCGTCAaccaaaaaagaagaaaagaaatcagagaaatctgaaaaaaaagaaagtaaagaaaccaagaaaacaGAAGGTAAAGATGAGAAGAGTGATAATGGAACAAGTGGCCCTAATCAAGAATCCActaaaaaaactgaagaaaagaaaagaataa GTGGTAAAAGCCCAGGTCAAGTTGTAGTTTTAGACCAAACAAAAGGAGACCAAGGCCACACTAGGACAGTTAGAAGGGGAAGGTTTGATAAA CCACAGATATTGAGGAACAAAGAGCGTATTATTCAAGAGAAAGTGAAATTCAGGGAATACAGGGGTAGAAAGGATATCTTGCCTTTTGAAAAGATGAAGGAACAGAGATTGCGAGAACACATGGTTCGGTTGGAAAGGATACGACGAGCTGTTGAACTGCGAAG gcgAAGAGAAATTGCGGAGCGGGAGCGGCGCGAGCGAGAGCGGATCCGGATAATGCACGAGCGAGAAGAGTGCctgcagagggaaagggagagacTGGAAATTGAGAGGcagaagctggagagggagaggatggAACGGGAGCGATTGGAGAGAGAGCGTGTTCGGATTGAAcag GAGCGTCGGAAAGAAGCGGAGCGAATCGCGCGGGAGAGGGAGGAGCtgcggcggcagcagcagcagctccgcTATGAGCAGGAGAAGAGGAATTCTTTGAAACGGCCACGGGATGTAGATCACAG GAGAGATGATCCTTACTGGAACGAGAGTAAGAAGATGGCTCTTGATACAGATGCACGTTTTGGCCATGGCTCAGATTACAGCCGCCAGCAGAACAGGTTCAATGACTTTGATCACAGAGAACGAGGCCGATATCCAGAAGGTTCTGTTCCATCATCTTCTTTTGATAG GCGAGATCGTTTTGTAAATCAAGGTGAGGCAAAAAAGACTCGCCCAACAGCACGAAGGGAAGAGCCAGGCTTTGAGAGATACCCCAAGACCTTCAGTGAGTCCAGAAGAAATGAACCACCACAGGCAAGAAGCGAACTGCGGGACACGGACAGGCGCGAGGTGCGGGGAGACAGGGATGAGAGGAGGACGGTGATCATTCACGACAGACCAGACATCCCTCACGGCCGACACCCCAGAGAAACCGCCTCCAACCCACCCCGGCAAACCAACTGGAAGGGCGAGGGAGGCATCAGCACAGACAAACGGGATGGCAG AGGTGAGCGGCCGGAGCGGTCGGGAAGGGAAGTGTCCGGCCACGTGAGGGGAGCGCCGCCCGGGAGCCGCAGCAGCGCCTCTGGCTACgggggcagggaaggagaacGGGGCGTGATGGGAGACAGAGGTGGAGGACAA cacTACAACGAGGACAGACACGTCGTAGAACGCCACAGTCGTGAAGCTGGACCAAGGAAAGAGTGGCATGGACCTAGTTCTCAAGGAAGTGGCTACCATGACACAAGGAGAATGGGAGATGGCCGTGGAGGAGGGGGCATGATGGCCCCACATACAAG TAACTCTTCACCCATTAATAGAGTTGTACAGATCACAGGCAATTCCATGCAGAGGGGAAGTGGCTCAGGATTTAAGCCATTTAAAGGTGGACCTCCACGAAGATTCTAA